Proteins encoded together in one Bacteroides zoogleoformans window:
- a CDS encoding DEAD/DEAH box helicase gives MKTFEELGVSAEIRRAIEEMGYACPMPVQEEVIPYLLGENNDVVALAQTGTGKTAAFGLPLIQKIDVNQQIPQSLILCPTRELCLQIAGDLNDYSKYIDGLRVLPVYGGSSIESQIRALKRGVHIIVATPGRLLDLMERKTVSLATIRNVVMDEADEMLNMGFTDSINAILADVPQERNTLLFSATMSPEIARISKNYLHNAKEITIGRKNEGTSNVKHVVFCVHAKDKYAALKRIVDYYPQIYGIIFCRTRKETQEIADKLMQEGYNADSLHGELSQAQRDAVMQKFRIRNLQLLVATDVAARGLDVDDLTHVINYGLPDDTESYTHRSGRTGRAGKTGTSIAIINLREKGKMREIERIIAKKFEQGEMPTSAQICEKQLLKVIDDLEKVKVNEEEIDAFMPDVYRKLDWLSKEDLIKRMASHEFNKFLDYYRDREDIETATGNERGAKSGARGERRGSNGGNRQPETGYKRLFINLGKMDNFFPGELIGLLNKNTRGRIELGRIDLMQKFSFFEVEEKEAGNVVKALNRANWNGRRISVEIAGEEGGNDASRGGGKKERSGKKEHNDQKRGYKASKRNDASAAQRSEKLENATSGKKSKPSREERGYTKARGKKDDWKQFFQGYDDFKGSEPDFSEEGWAKRSKKKK, from the coding sequence ATGAAGACATTTGAAGAGCTCGGTGTGTCGGCGGAGATACGCCGTGCCATTGAAGAGATGGGATATGCGTGTCCCATGCCGGTACAAGAGGAAGTGATTCCTTACCTTTTAGGAGAAAACAATGACGTAGTGGCGCTGGCACAAACCGGAACAGGAAAGACTGCAGCATTCGGCCTGCCGCTTATACAGAAGATTGACGTAAACCAACAGATTCCCCAATCCCTCATCCTTTGCCCCACCCGTGAGCTTTGCCTCCAGATAGCGGGCGACCTGAACGATTACTCCAAATACATCGACGGCCTGCGCGTATTGCCTGTATACGGCGGTTCGTCCATCGAGAGCCAGATACGCGCCCTGAAACGGGGAGTACACATCATCGTTGCCACACCGGGACGACTGCTCGACCTGATGGAGCGCAAAACCGTATCCCTCGCCACTATCCGGAACGTAGTGATGGACGAGGCCGACGAGATGCTGAACATGGGTTTCACCGACAGCATCAACGCCATTCTGGCCGACGTGCCCCAAGAGCGGAACACATTGCTGTTCTCCGCCACCATGAGTCCGGAGATAGCACGCATCTCGAAGAACTACCTGCATAACGCCAAGGAAATCACCATCGGACGTAAGAATGAGGGTACGAGCAACGTGAAGCACGTGGTTTTCTGCGTCCATGCCAAAGACAAATACGCCGCACTGAAGCGCATCGTCGATTATTACCCGCAGATATACGGCATCATCTTCTGCCGCACCCGCAAGGAGACGCAGGAGATTGCCGACAAACTGATGCAGGAGGGCTACAATGCCGACTCCCTGCACGGCGAACTGAGCCAGGCGCAGAGAGACGCCGTGATGCAGAAGTTCCGCATCCGCAACCTGCAACTGCTGGTTGCCACCGATGTGGCTGCCCGAGGGCTGGACGTAGACGACCTGACGCATGTCATCAACTACGGTTTGCCGGACGACACCGAGAGTTACACCCACCGCAGCGGGCGTACTGGACGTGCCGGAAAGACCGGAACCTCCATCGCCATCATCAACCTGCGCGAAAAGGGAAAGATGCGCGAAATAGAACGCATCATTGCCAAGAAGTTCGAGCAGGGAGAAATGCCTACTTCCGCACAGATATGCGAAAAGCAGCTGTTGAAGGTAATTGACGACTTGGAGAAGGTGAAGGTGAACGAAGAAGAGATAGATGCCTTCATGCCCGACGTTTACCGCAAGCTGGATTGGCTGAGCAAGGAAGACCTGATAAAGCGTATGGCTTCGCATGAATTCAACAAATTCCTTGATTATTACCGCGACCGCGAAGACATTGAGACGGCCACAGGAAACGAGCGTGGCGCAAAAAGCGGCGCACGTGGCGAACGCCGCGGAAGCAATGGCGGCAACCGTCAGCCCGAAACCGGCTACAAACGGCTGTTCATCAATCTGGGTAAGATGGACAACTTCTTCCCCGGCGAACTCATCGGCCTGCTGAACAAGAATACTCGCGGGCGCATCGAACTGGGACGTATCGACCTGATGCAGAAGTTCTCGTTCTTCGAAGTAGAAGAAAAAGAGGCCGGCAACGTGGTGAAAGCCCTGAACCGTGCCAACTGGAACGGACGTAGAATATCGGTGGAAATTGCCGGTGAAGAGGGGGGCAACGACGCTTCGAGAGGCGGCGGCAAGAAAGAGCGCAGCGGAAAAAAGGAGCACAACGACCAGAAACGTGGCTATAAGGCAAGTAAACGAAACGATGCTTCGGCTGCCCAACGCAGCGAGAAGCTCGAGAACGCCACATCGGGCAAGAAAAGCAAGCCCAGCCGCGAAGAGCGCGGCTACACCAAAGCCCGGGGCAAAAAGGACGACTGGAAGCAATTCTTCCAAGGTTACGACGACTTCAAAGGTTCTGAACCCGACTTCAGCGAAGAGGGATGGGCCAAGCGGAGCAAGAAAAAGAAATAG
- a CDS encoding tyrosine-protein phosphatase — MYRNLFSLLTLGVLLTACSRTAPHIVVVCEENNVGNCIVRWEMYPFAKGKVKVYASTNPDAIPEEPIAMADVTDQKLTIITTDPVRRYYYTLVFDGKYRVKVATRNVNIPGIQNFRDLGGYPSYSTGKVVRWGMVYRSAEIESLEDSSIGELKNLGIKTIIDLRSLIEVNSQTDLQKNFDVVHLPIGIGEIEKLQKEVNEQKIKSDTVCRIAERMDRDLMSKLDKEYRQIFDILLDKGSYPVVIHCSSDKGSTGIVSALLLAALGVDEETIMEDYRFNNDYFNNPPTLEYAYRLPMRSREVFAPREYSDDGFLTAVKKEVERRYGDVDTYLQQGIGLTKDEIKRLRSMLLADGGR, encoded by the coding sequence ATGTACAGAAATCTGTTTAGCCTGCTAACGCTGGGCGTATTGTTGACTGCCTGTAGCCGTACTGCCCCCCATATTGTTGTGGTATGCGAAGAGAACAATGTGGGGAATTGCATTGTGAGGTGGGAAATGTATCCTTTTGCCAAGGGTAAAGTAAAGGTATATGCTTCTACCAATCCCGATGCCATCCCGGAGGAGCCTATTGCCATGGCTGATGTTACCGACCAGAAACTCACCATCATCACTACCGACCCTGTTCGGCGTTATTACTACACCCTTGTCTTCGACGGCAAATATCGGGTGAAGGTAGCCACGCGCAACGTCAATATTCCCGGGATACAGAATTTCCGCGACTTGGGAGGCTATCCATCTTACTCTACCGGGAAAGTCGTACGCTGGGGCATGGTCTATCGTTCGGCCGAGATAGAAAGTCTGGAGGACAGCTCGATTGGCGAACTGAAGAATCTTGGTATAAAGACCATCATCGACCTGCGTTCTCTTATCGAAGTGAACAGTCAAACGGACTTACAGAAAAACTTTGACGTGGTGCACCTCCCTATCGGTATCGGCGAGATAGAAAAGCTCCAGAAAGAGGTGAATGAGCAGAAGATAAAAAGCGATACCGTCTGCCGCATAGCGGAGCGGATGGATCGCGACTTGATGAGCAAGCTCGACAAGGAATACCGGCAGATTTTCGACATTCTACTGGATAAAGGAAGTTATCCCGTAGTGATACATTGCTCTTCGGACAAGGGAAGTACAGGCATTGTCTCGGCGCTACTATTGGCCGCTCTCGGCGTGGACGAAGAGACCATCATGGAGGACTACCGTTTCAATAACGACTACTTCAACAATCCTCCAACCTTGGAATATGCCTATCGCCTGCCCATGCGTTCGCGAGAAGTCTTTGCACCCCGAGAATACAGTGACGATGGCTTCCTGACTGCCGTCAAAAAGGAGGTGGAAAGAAGATACGGAGATGTGGACACTTACCTGCAACAGGGCATCGGCCTGACCAAAGACGAAATCAAGCGTCTGCGAAGCATGTTGCTGGCAGACGGCGGACGATGA
- a CDS encoding RNA polymerase sigma-70 factor: protein MLVNDEIHILKQLQTGDEQAFKYLFDTYFVPLCRFMKLYLKDEAEIEEIAMDIFMHVWTNREEFQIKLSFKAYLFRAARNRCLNVLRDSKRTCPIDGLGETLSDNYFIDENIELEELHRLIEEAVCALPDRCREVFRQSRQENLTNKEIAERTQTSVKTVEAQITKALKYIRKYLDGKYSYLF from the coding sequence ATGCTTGTAAACGATGAGATACATATATTGAAGCAGTTGCAAACGGGTGACGAACAAGCCTTTAAGTACTTGTTTGATACCTATTTCGTTCCGTTGTGCCGCTTTATGAAGCTGTATCTCAAAGACGAAGCAGAGATAGAAGAGATTGCCATGGATATCTTTATGCACGTTTGGACGAACCGGGAAGAGTTTCAAATCAAGCTTTCCTTCAAAGCCTATCTTTTTCGGGCAGCCCGAAACCGATGCCTGAATGTGCTGCGCGACAGCAAGCGGACCTGTCCCATAGACGGGCTTGGCGAAACGTTGAGCGACAACTACTTCATTGACGAGAACATAGAGTTGGAAGAGCTGCATCGCCTGATAGAGGAGGCCGTCTGCGCCTTGCCCGACAGATGCAGGGAGGTGTTCCGCCAAAGCCGTCAGGAGAACCTTACGAACAAAGAGATAGCCGAACGAACGCAAACCTCGGTAAAGACCGTGGAAGCGCAGATTACAAAAGCATTGAAATATATCCGCAAGTATCTGGACGGGAAATACTCTTATCTGTTCTGA
- a CDS encoding pyridoxamine 5'-phosphate oxidase family protein — translation MKTIAITDLVQIKEVIDKCPYCMVGITDVEGNPYVIPMNFAYRNGVIYLHSGPEGGKMEMLAKRPQVCVTFCEGHELVYMHRQVACSYSMKSRSVMCRGKVRFIEDMGQKREILDFFMSRYTDNPCTYSEPAVRHVKIWEVAVEEMTCKAFGLRVSET, via the coding sequence ATGAAGACAATCGCTATCACAGACCTCGTACAAATAAAAGAAGTAATAGATAAATGTCCTTATTGCATGGTGGGTATCACCGATGTAGAGGGCAATCCGTATGTGATTCCCATGAACTTCGCCTATCGGAACGGAGTGATATACCTTCATTCCGGCCCTGAAGGGGGCAAAATGGAGATGCTGGCAAAGCGCCCTCAAGTCTGCGTCACCTTCTGCGAGGGGCACGAGCTGGTGTACATGCACCGGCAGGTGGCATGCAGTTACAGCATGAAGTCGCGCAGTGTGATGTGCCGCGGAAAGGTGCGCTTCATAGAAGACATGGGGCAGAAGCGTGAGATTCTGGACTTTTTCATGAGCCGATATACCGACAATCCTTGCACTTATTCCGAACCCGCCGTTCGCCATGTCAAGATATGGGAGGTGGCGGTGGAAGAGATGACGTGCAAAGCCTTCGGATTGCGCGTTAGCGAAACCTGA